DNA sequence from the Chryseobacterium indicum genome:
TTTTTCATTAAAATCGGAAAATACTTTTGCAGAATTATTTCCCATTAATTTCCATAATGCAGGAGAATTGTTTTCCGAGGTTTCAAAATCGAGATTTTCAATTTTTTGCTGGGCAAAAGAAGTCATTCCCCATAGAAGAAATGGGACGATGAAATATTTTTTCATAGTGATTAAATTTTTTGTCAAATCTAAAAAGTAAGATCTGATATTATTGTTTGTGAATATTGGTTTTAAGGAAGTTTGTGAGGTTTGGGAATACTTTTAACGGATTTTTTAGTTTTAAAATCTTAAAGAATATTAATCTTTTACATATTCCAGGATGTCTCCGGGTTGGCAATCCAGTGCTTTGCAGATGGCTTCCAGTGTTGAAAGCTTTACCGCTTTGGCTTTTCCGGTTTTAAGAATGGAAAGATTAGCCTGAGTAATGCCAATTTTTTCGGCAAGTTCCTGAGACTGCATTTTCCTTTTCGCCAACATGACGTCTACGTTGATGATTATTGGCATAAATTAAATTGTTAAATCTGCTTGTTCCTGAAGTTCTAACCCTTTTTTGAAAAATTCTACAATGAATAATATTAAGGCTCCGAAAAATAAGAATATTACAACAGAGTACATAACCGCAAAGAAACTTTTTACCGTAAAAGGAACGATAGCCAATGTAATGGCTGTATAAATAATATTAAGCCAGCCGAACCTTTTCAGCCAAAGTAAAGCATCGGCATTGAATACATTTTCTTTGCTGATTTCTCGTAAAAATTTATAACTGATGAAAAAAAGCAAGGTTATAAAAATTTCGTTGAAAATATTGCTTAGCACATTTCCCGGATTAAACAGTCCTGTAAGAAGATTCTGTTCGGTGAAAGGAATAAAGAACTTAAATTTCATCAGATATTCCATTGGTTGTGTCCATTCATTTTTAGACCAGCCTACATCGGTTCCGATGATAAAAAAGTCTGAAAGAATATTATCGCCTGTCTTGAAATTATAAAAAGAAACAGCAAAACCAATGACAATGTAAATAAGCTGAAGAGCAAAAAAAGCTGCCAGCAACAAAAGCAGATAACTGATGTATTGTGAAAGAGAATTTTTACCGATGATTTTCATGGTTATTCATTTTTATTATTGCAAATATATAATTATTTATTGTTTTACGATAATTAATTATTGAAATTTTTGATCTTAAAATTTTAACATCCTATAAATAACTTTTATTTCTTTAGTTGGATATTTTCAGAAAACTTTTCATAAGCCAAGTTATAATCATTTTCGAATCTATATTTTTGCGGAATATAAAACCGAATCCATGTCAAAATATTTCAATTTTCTGAAGAAAGCTTTAAGCGGTGAAGAAGTAGATTACACTAAAGCAACGATACGAAGTGCGGTTCTTCTTCTCGCCATTCCCATGATGCTGGAAATGGCAATGGAATCTGTATTTGCATTGGTGGATCTGTATTTTGTAGGTCATCTTAAAGAAAGCGGATTTGCAATACAGACAGTGGGATTAACAGAATCTGTACTTTCCGTGATGTACTCCATCGCAATCGGGATGAGTATGGCGGCAACAGCTGTGGTGGCAAGAAGAGTGGGGGAGAAAAATCCCGAACAGGCTTCCAGAAGTGCAGCGCAGGTTTTGTTGGTCTCTTTTGTTATTACTTTTCTATTGAGTCTGCTTGGAGTGATCTACGCGGAAGAAATTTTAATTCT
Encoded proteins:
- a CDS encoding DUF2975 domain-containing protein — its product is MKIIGKNSLSQYISYLLLLLAAFFALQLIYIVIGFAVSFYNFKTGDNILSDFFIIGTDVGWSKNEWTQPMEYLMKFKFFIPFTEQNLLTGLFNPGNVLSNIFNEIFITLLFFISYKFLREISKENVFNADALLWLKRFGWLNIIYTAITLAIVPFTVKSFFAVMYSVVIFLFFGALILFIVEFFKKGLELQEQADLTI
- a CDS encoding helix-turn-helix domain-containing protein yields the protein MPIIINVDVMLAKRKMQSQELAEKIGITQANLSILKTGKAKAVKLSTLEAICKALDCQPGDILEYVKD